Proteins found in one bacterium genomic segment:
- a CDS encoding aminoacyl--tRNA ligase-related protein, translating into MLQSQLFTKTRKEAPAAEVSKNAKFLIQAGFIDKLQAGVYTYLPLGFKVLKNIEKIIRDEMVKAGGQEILMPSLHPKENWEKTGRWDTMDDLYKVKDISGKENALGPTHEEIVVPLAKQFISSYRDLPVAVFQIQNKFRMELRAKSGILRGREFFMKDLYSFHKDEEDLKRYYEVMKKAYKSIFERVGLGKMTYLTFAGGGSFSKYSHEFQTVTPAGEDTIYLCEKCDIGVNKEIMEEQKTCPECGGNAFKKETSIEVGNIFELKTKFSQPFNLTFKNEKGVDEPVLMGCYGIGLGRLMGAIVEVLSDENGIVWPASVAPFQVHLLKLGSEEDVKNHAEKLYQEFQKNNIEVLYDDRDTSAGEKFADADLMGIPTRVVVSGKTLKAGKLELKDRTSGVVAMVSEKEILEILGKSV; encoded by the coding sequence ATGTTGCAGTCTCAACTATTCACCAAAACCCGCAAAGAGGCCCCTGCCGCCGAGGTCTCAAAAAATGCGAAATTTCTCATTCAGGCGGGGTTTATTGACAAGCTCCAGGCGGGCGTTTATACCTATCTCCCGCTCGGATTTAAAGTTCTAAAAAATATTGAAAAAATTATTCGCGATGAAATGGTGAAAGCGGGCGGGCAAGAGATTTTAATGCCGTCACTTCATCCGAAAGAAAATTGGGAGAAGACAGGGCGATGGGATACGATGGATGATCTTTACAAAGTAAAAGATATTTCCGGAAAAGAAAATGCGCTCGGGCCGACGCACGAAGAAATTGTGGTACCACTCGCAAAACAATTTATTTCTTCGTACCGTGACTTGCCGGTTGCGGTGTTTCAGATACAAAATAAATTTAGGATGGAGCTTCGTGCGAAATCGGGAATTCTCCGTGGACGCGAATTTTTTATGAAAGATCTTTACTCTTTCCACAAGGATGAAGAAGATCTCAAACGTTATTATGAGGTCATGAAAAAAGCCTACAAATCTATCTTTGAGCGCGTTGGCTTGGGTAAAATGACATATCTTACCTTTGCGGGAGGGGGCAGTTTTAGCAAGTATTCCCATGAATTTCAGACTGTAACGCCCGCAGGCGAGGATACCATCTATTTATGCGAGAAATGCGATATTGGCGTCAATAAAGAGATCATGGAAGAGCAGAAAACCTGTCCTGAGTGTGGCGGTAATGCATTCAAGAAAGAAACGTCTATAGAAGTGGGGAACATTTTTGAACTTAAAACAAAATTCTCACAGCCCTTCAATCTTACATTTAAAAATGAAAAAGGAGTGGATGAGCCGGTGCTTATGGGATGTTACGGTATTGGGCTGGGAAGATTGATGGGCGCCATCGTTGAAGTGCTTTCGGATGAGAACGGAATCGTGTGGCCGGCTTCCGTTGCGCCATTTCAAGTCCACTTACTCAAGCTTGGCAGTGAAGAAGATGTTAAAAATCACGCAGAGAAACTGTATCAAGAGTTTCAAAAAAATAATATTGAAGTGCTCTATGATGATCGGGATACAAGCGCCGGAGAAAAATTCGCCGATGCCGATCTTATGGGGATTCCGACACGCGTCGTGGTGAGCGGAAAGACGCTCAAGGCGGGGAAATTAGAACTCAAAGATCGAACGAGTGGCGTGGTAGCAATGGTAAGCGAGAAAGAAATTTTGGAGATACTCGGGAAATCAGTATAA
- a CDS encoding M50 family metallopeptidase, with amino-acid sequence MSILIFIIILAILILAHEFGHFIVAKKSGVRVDEFGLGFPPKLYGKKYGETEYTINAIPFGGFVKIFGENPDNESLSGPNASRSLVKKPRYIQALVIAAGILFNILLAWILISWGFMIGLPSSIDSIPPGATFENPRVTLMQVLPGSPAEKAGLRTGDRLGSLRVDTQAIENLTVEETQNFIALHGKNEIIISYDRGSEQKITTAIPQQGFVADRAAIGVSLDMIGNAKLPIHRALFEGAKLTGTLTSATAIAILGFIKNLFVGQGNFGDVMGPVGIVKTGIVGSAIDFGFVYLLTLTAIISINLAIINLIPFPALDGGRLLFLIIEALKGSPISPRIANAANGVGFVLLMLLMVLITYHDIVRPVVG; translated from the coding sequence ATGTCTATCTTAATTTTCATCATCATTCTCGCTATTCTTATTCTTGCCCATGAATTTGGGCATTTTATTGTTGCGAAAAAATCAGGGGTCAGGGTGGATGAATTCGGGTTGGGCTTCCCGCCGAAACTTTACGGAAAGAAATATGGTGAAACTGAATACACCATAAACGCGATTCCGTTTGGCGGGTTTGTGAAGATTTTTGGCGAGAATCCTGACAACGAATCGTTATCAGGCCCTAATGCTTCCCGCAGTCTGGTTAAAAAGCCTCGATATATTCAAGCCCTTGTTATTGCGGCAGGGATTCTATTCAACATCCTTCTGGCGTGGATTCTCATATCGTGGGGATTTATGATTGGCCTTCCATCTTCAATTGATTCCATCCCTCCCGGGGCTACGTTTGAGAATCCTCGCGTTACCCTTATGCAAGTTCTTCCCGGAAGTCCTGCGGAGAAAGCGGGGTTGCGAACGGGGGACAGGCTGGGGTCATTGCGCGTTGATACTCAAGCAATAGAAAATCTTACCGTTGAAGAGACGCAAAATTTCATTGCGCTTCATGGAAAGAATGAAATAATAATTTCTTACGATCGTGGATCAGAACAGAAAATCACAACGGCGATTCCCCAACAAGGGTTTGTCGCTGATAGGGCGGCGATCGGCGTGTCACTCGATATGATTGGTAACGCGAAACTCCCGATTCATCGCGCACTTTTTGAAGGAGCAAAACTTACGGGAACGCTCACTTCTGCGACGGCTATTGCAATTTTAGGATTCATTAAAAATTTATTTGTCGGGCAGGGTAATTTTGGTGACGTGATGGGACCGGTGGGAATTGTCAAAACGGGGATCGTGGGAAGCGCGATTGATTTCGGCTTTGTGTATCTCCTCACTCTTACCGCGATCATTTCCATCAATCTCGCTATCATCAACCTTATTCCATTCCCCGCGCTTGATGGTGGACGGCTCCTGTTTCTTATTATCGAAGCCCTCAAGGGGTCTCCCATAAGCCCGCGCATCGCCAACGCGGCAAATGGCGTGGGGTTCGTCCTTCTTATGCTCCTTATGGTGCTTATTACCTATCACGATATTGTGAGACCGGTGGTGGGATAG
- the frr gene encoding ribosome recycling factor, translated as MVYNFSSFKTKTVEIEKWLAKEFSGIHTGRATPSILDSVMVESYGSRTTVSHVASITVEDARTLRVSPWDKGQGKAIEKAVNEANLGVSASADDQGLRIFFPELTTERRTSLVKIIKQKLEDARVSIRAEREKVWNDIQDKERKGEIPEDDKFRFKEELQKLVDESHKKLDTLAERKEKEIMG; from the coding sequence ATGGTTTACAATTTTTCTTCATTTAAAACTAAAACAGTAGAAATCGAGAAATGGCTCGCAAAAGAATTCTCGGGGATTCATACCGGTCGCGCAACCCCAAGTATTCTCGACTCCGTTATGGTTGAATCGTATGGCTCAAGGACTACCGTAAGCCATGTGGCATCGATCACTGTTGAAGATGCGAGGACGCTCCGTGTGTCGCCGTGGGATAAGGGACAAGGGAAGGCGATCGAGAAGGCGGTGAATGAAGCAAATCTTGGTGTATCTGCGAGCGCGGATGACCAGGGGCTTCGAATATTTTTTCCCGAACTTACCACAGAACGCCGCACATCTCTTGTTAAAATCATAAAACAGAAACTTGAAGACGCACGAGTTTCCATTCGCGCCGAACGTGAAAAAGTTTGGAATGATATTCAAGACAAGGAACGCAAGGGAGAAATTCCTGAAGACGACAAATTTCGTTTCAAAGAAGAACTTCAGAAACTTGTTGATGAATCGCACAAAAAACTCGATACTCTTGCGGAGCGGAAGGAAAAAGAAATAATGGGATAA
- a CDS encoding type II secretion system protein: MIKFFHRDKEGFTLVELLIVISIISLLASTVLASLNSARAKAVVAAQIQIVEEYKKVLDLYYSDNGQYFHLPPINQPPFYGVACMGDYATDQCEYSATRLENPALNTALEKYLSSRTPLKQVYSSIFNRNYDGPIYVCNDMSCSFFSMVWFMPGDNQRCGLGVTGSNMGGTTFCGFIFQ; this comes from the coding sequence ATGATTAAATTTTTTCATCGAGACAAAGAGGGTTTCACGCTCGTGGAATTACTTATCGTGATTTCAATTATCAGCCTACTTGCGAGCACAGTGCTTGCGTCACTCAATTCAGCACGAGCAAAAGCAGTTGTTGCCGCTCAAATACAAATTGTAGAAGAATACAAAAAAGTTCTCGATCTTTATTATAGCGATAATGGTCAATACTTTCACCTGCCTCCTATTAATCAGCCCCCTTTTTATGGTGTTGCCTGCATGGGTGACTACGCAACCGACCAATGTGAATACAGCGCGACTCGTTTAGAAAATCCGGCACTCAACACAGCACTTGAAAAATATCTCTCGTCAAGAACTCCATTAAAACAAGTGTACTCGTCAATATTCAACAGAAATTACGACGGTCCCATTTATGTATGTAATGATATGTCTTGTTCTTTTTTTAGTATGGTGTGGTTTATGCCTGGAGACAATCAACGGTGTGGTTTAGGGGTTACGGGATCCAATATGGGTGGTACTACTTTCTGTGGCTTCATTTTTCAGTAA
- a CDS encoding rod shape-determining protein — MAIFTRKLGIDLGTANTLVFVPGKGVVLNEPSVVAVSEQDNKILAVGIEAKGMIGKTPDNIIAYRPMKDGVIADYRVTEAMLRYFIGKVLGPMSIFKPEVMVSVPAGVSSTERRAVIEATMKAGAKNAYVVKEPILAAIGAGIPIHEARGHMVVDIGGGTTDVAVISLGGIVASTSVKCAGDRIDHAIMDYIKKTFNLAIGDKTAEDIKITVGSAIPLEEELTMTIKGRDFIAGLPRATEVSTNEIVKAIDKELRQIVKAIKDVLQETPPELSADIIDQGIIMTGGTSQLKNLPELVYRRTGVKAVLADDALYCVAKGTGIALEHLDTYKKSIIAKR; from the coding sequence ATGGCTATTTTTACACGAAAACTTGGAATTGACTTAGGGACAGCAAACACACTTGTGTTTGTACCAGGAAAGGGGGTTGTTTTAAATGAGCCTTCTGTCGTGGCGGTTTCCGAACAGGATAACAAAATTCTTGCGGTAGGAATTGAGGCCAAGGGGATGATTGGCAAAACTCCCGATAATATTATTGCGTATCGCCCGATGAAAGATGGCGTGATTGCTGATTATCGAGTGACGGAAGCGATGCTTCGATATTTTATCGGGAAAGTGCTTGGTCCAATGAGTATCTTTAAGCCAGAGGTGATGGTGTCTGTGCCTGCGGGAGTTTCATCCACCGAGCGTCGTGCGGTAATTGAAGCAACCATGAAGGCTGGTGCAAAAAATGCGTATGTGGTAAAAGAACCGATTCTTGCCGCTATTGGCGCTGGTATTCCTATCCACGAGGCGCGTGGACACATGGTAGTTGATATTGGAGGAGGAACGACTGATGTTGCCGTAATCTCGCTTGGCGGTATTGTCGCGTCTACTTCGGTAAAATGCGCAGGAGATAGGATTGACCATGCGATAATGGATTATATCAAGAAAACATTCAATCTCGCCATTGGCGATAAGACTGCCGAAGATATCAAGATTACGGTGGGATCAGCAATACCACTGGAAGAGGAACTTACGATGACAATTAAGGGACGAGATTTTATTGCCGGTTTACCACGAGCGACAGAGGTTTCTACTAACGAAATCGTAAAAGCTATTGATAAAGAATTACGACAGATTGTGAAAGCAATCAAAGACGTATTACAGGAAACACCACCCGAACTTTCGGCTGATATTATCGATCAAGGCATTATTATGACCGGAGGGACATCACAACTTAAAAATTTGCCCGAACTCGTGTACCGCAGGACGGGCGTAAAAGCAGTTCTTGCTGACGATGCCTTGTATTGTGTTGCAAAAGGTACCGGTATTGCGCTTGAACACCTTGATACTTATAAGAAGAGTATTATTGCGAAGAGGTAA
- the murA gene encoding UDP-N-acetylglucosamine 1-carboxyvinyltransferase yields MIANDKFFIRGLGGKKKLNGTIVVSGAKNAALKAMASSILFKDTLTTKNIPNIEDVKRMSDLLIDLGCEVKKNNSHTYVFRCGNTIKTDLSSEISKRMRSSIVLSGPILARFGEVSFPHPGGCVIGERPIDFFIDGFQKMGARVTIKGGTRKKSYIIRAPKNGLRGATIFLKNPSVTATETFMMAGILAKGITVLQNVALEPEIKDVADFLIQSGADIKGLGTTTLTIKGGGLLSARGKVYTTMPDRIEAGSFIILGALGAKTLRIENCNPDHITSLIDTLRTIGVSFEVGNKSVTISSFKRGSQFKMVSIKTHEYPGFPTDLQAPMMVLLTQTNGEAVVFETIFEGRLNYTESLMGMGADITPMDPHRVLVKGPTALRGKKLESPDLRAGLAFIIAATIARGNSTIHNVYNIDRGYERIEERLKAIGVDIKRVSD; encoded by the coding sequence ATGATTGCTAATGACAAATTTTTTATACGCGGGTTGGGAGGGAAGAAAAAACTCAACGGAACCATTGTAGTTAGTGGTGCAAAAAACGCTGCGCTTAAAGCGATGGCGTCCTCAATACTTTTTAAAGATACATTGACCACCAAAAATATTCCCAACATAGAAGATGTAAAAAGAATGAGTGATCTTTTGATTGATCTTGGGTGTGAAGTGAAAAAAAATAATTCTCATACATACGTGTTCCGATGCGGGAATACCATAAAAACAGATCTATCGTCAGAGATTTCAAAACGAATGCGTTCGTCGATTGTTCTCTCTGGTCCAATTTTGGCGCGATTTGGGGAAGTTTCATTTCCACATCCCGGTGGTTGTGTAATTGGGGAACGACCGATTGATTTTTTTATCGACGGATTTCAAAAAATGGGTGCGCGAGTAACCATAAAGGGAGGCACACGCAAAAAGTCATACATAATTCGCGCACCCAAGAACGGGCTCCGCGGAGCAACTATTTTTCTTAAAAATCCAAGTGTCACCGCTACTGAAACATTTATGATGGCGGGGATACTCGCAAAAGGTATAACGGTGTTACAAAATGTCGCCCTTGAGCCGGAGATAAAGGATGTTGCGGATTTTCTCATACAGAGTGGAGCAGATATCAAGGGTTTAGGGACCACGACTCTGACCATCAAAGGTGGCGGGCTTCTTTCTGCGCGTGGAAAAGTATACACGACGATGCCGGACAGGATTGAAGCAGGAAGTTTTATTATTCTTGGCGCGCTTGGCGCGAAAACGTTGCGTATTGAAAACTGTAATCCCGATCACATCACTTCTCTTATTGATACACTGAGAACTATCGGTGTATCGTTTGAGGTCGGTAACAAAAGTGTTACTATTTCGTCTTTCAAACGAGGATCACAATTTAAAATGGTCTCTATAAAGACTCATGAGTATCCAGGATTTCCGACCGATTTACAAGCTCCCATGATGGTGCTACTCACTCAAACAAATGGAGAGGCAGTTGTATTTGAAACTATTTTTGAAGGGAGACTTAATTACACCGAATCACTTATGGGCATGGGTGCTGACATCACACCCATGGATCCTCATCGTGTACTCGTAAAAGGACCCACGGCGCTTCGGGGGAAAAAACTTGAGAGCCCCGATCTGCGCGCTGGTCTCGCGTTTATTATTGCGGCAACAATCGCGAGGGGAAACTCAACAATTCACAACGTTTATAACATTGATCGCGGCTATGAACGTATTGAAGAGCGATTGAAAGCAATTGGGGTTGATATTAAAAGAGTTTCGGACTAA